The Acanthochromis polyacanthus isolate Apoly-LR-REF ecotype Palm Island chromosome 2, KAUST_Apoly_ChrSc, whole genome shotgun sequence genome contains a region encoding:
- the LOC110960895 gene encoding cell surface A33 antigen-like gives MERRISTLILLCLALSGVGALNVVITQELYEFARGDNITLPCKFTPKPGSTPPQVTITWSVEGIAANAEELQIMAYYHPIKHVDIKKRYEGRVSMDVDINTGKANLKLNDITLADNKNFECRVQIPGDDEGKPAANTRLVVLVAPSTPICKIEGKAEYGQNINLTCKSEEGSPAPTYKWDSRDVRKMPQVRDPRTTEKGGVLSLFNISIDTSGYYTCTSTNKIRSASCNITLTVMPPSMNIGSTAGIIAGVVAALIALVVIIYCCCCRKKKKDEEYAMGVREEEYHDKEPDRNGERPPADRQDSNRSYEGSGDRRDQYEDRSERNYDRDYDDRRSDYDDRRSDYDDRRSDYTDRRSDYDRRERHSDRNERYDDDRHYDDERRYDRRDPRYDDDNRDDEPYDRDRPPVPSNPKPTRRDYDD, from the exons ATGGAGAGGAGGATTTCTACGTTAATTCTGCTCTGCCTGG CTTTGTCAGGTGTTGGCGCCCTCAATGTTGTCATCACTCAAGAACTGTACGAGTTCGCCCGGGGTGACAACATCACACTGCCCTGCAAATTCACACCCAAACCAGGCTCAACACCACCCCAAGTCACCATCACATGGTCTGTTGAGGGTATAGCAGCTAATGCTGAAGAG CTCCAGATCATGGCCTACTATCACCCCATTAAACATGTGGACATTAAAAAACGATACGAAGGCCGAGTGTCCATGGATGTAGACATCAATACTGGAAAGGCTAACCTGAAGCTGAATGACATCACACTGGCGGACAACAAGAATTTTGAGTGTCGAGTCCAGATCCCAGGTGACGATGAGGGCAAGCCAGCCGCCAACACGCGTTTGGTGGTTCTAG TGGCTCCATCTACGCCCATCTGTAAGATCGAGGGAAAGGCAGAGTATGGCCAGAACATCAACCTGACCTGCAAGTCTGAGGAGGGCTCTCCAGCGCCCACGTACAAGTGGGACAGTCGTGATGTACGGAAAATGCCTCAGGTTCGAGACCCCAGAACCACTGAGA AGGGAGGCGTCCTGTCTCTATTTAATATCTCCATAGACACATCAGGATACTACACCTGCACCTCAACCAACAAGATCAGGTCTGCTTCCTGCAACATCACCCTAACAGTCATGCCAC CGTCCATGAACATCGGTTCCACTGCAGGAATCATTGCAGGAGTCGTCGCCGCCTTGATCGCCCTCGTTGTCATcatctactgctgctgctgcagaaagaagaaaaaggatgaGGAATATGCGATGGG AGTTCGTGAGGAAGAGTACCATGACAAGGAGCCGGACAGAAATGGCGAGAGGCCCCCAGCTGACAGGCAGGACAGCAATCGTAGTTATGAGGGTTCTGGTGATCGACGTGACCAGTATGAAGACAGAAGTGAGCGCAACTATGACCGTGACTACGATGATCGCCGCAGCGACTACGATGACCGGCGCAGTGACTATGACGATCGGCGCAGTGACTACACCGACCGACGCAGCGACTACGACCGCCGTGAAAGGCACAGTGACCGCAATGAGCGCTATGACGACGACCGCCACTATGATGACGAGCGACGCTACGACCGCAGAGACCCTCGCTACGACGATGACAACCGCGATGATGAGCCCTACGACCGTGACAGACCACCAGTGCCCTCCAACCCCAAGCCAACAAGGAGAGACTACGATGACTAA